Proteins encoded by one window of Ignavibacteriota bacterium:
- a CDS encoding NupC/NupG family nucleoside CNT transporter, producing the protein MNILVGFLGILFIIGLVWIFSTEKKRFPFRIVIVGIILQLTLAYLVLKFPAGVDAFKHFGAAITNFLNSSLKSAEFLFGNAINPDSFSLFGFQFAIIVTCTIVFFSAFVSILYHYGIIQKVVYGMAWVMQKTLGTSGVESLSASANIFLGQTEAPLLVRHYLKDVSTSELFSIMTVGFATIAGGVLAAYVAMGIDATYLVTASIISAPGGLILSKIVIPPSGKGTSLSEINDIEIPKANNLLMAITNGATDGIMLSINIMAMLIAFIALIAIVDGGLGLVHSWLSPYGMAFLPSSFRELLGYIFMPFAFLTNIPWEEARAFGGLLGTKLAVNEFIAFSDLGELIRTGAISERTAVISTFALCGFANFSSVAIQIGGIGSLVPERKEELSRIGFKAMLVGALTNMLTATIAGILL; encoded by the coding sequence ATGAATATTTTAGTTGGATTCTTAGGCATATTATTTATAATCGGACTTGTTTGGATATTTTCAACTGAGAAAAAACGCTTCCCATTCAGAATCGTTATAGTTGGTATAATTTTGCAGTTGACACTTGCATATCTTGTGCTTAAATTTCCTGCAGGAGTTGATGCTTTCAAGCACTTTGGAGCAGCAATTACAAATTTTCTTAACAGCAGTCTGAAAAGCGCCGAGTTCCTTTTTGGAAATGCTATAAATCCAGACAGTTTTAGTCTCTTTGGCTTTCAATTTGCTATAATTGTCACCTGTACTATTGTATTTTTCTCAGCATTCGTATCAATTCTATATCATTACGGCATAATCCAAAAAGTTGTGTACGGAATGGCTTGGGTAATGCAGAAAACTCTTGGCACTTCAGGCGTCGAGTCTCTTTCAGCCTCAGCAAATATATTTTTAGGACAAACTGAAGCGCCTCTGCTGGTCAGGCATTATCTCAAAGATGTATCAACCTCGGAACTATTTTCCATAATGACCGTTGGATTTGCTACTATTGCAGGCGGTGTTCTTGCTGCTTACGTCGCGATGGGAATTGATGCTACATATCTTGTTACAGCAAGTATTATTTCAGCTCCGGGAGGATTAATACTATCAAAAATTGTTATCCCTCCATCAGGAAAAGGCACTTCTCTAAGTGAAATCAATGATATTGAAATTCCTAAAGCAAATAATCTGCTGATGGCAATAACAAATGGAGCCACAGACGGCATTATGCTTTCAATTAATATAATGGCGATGCTTATCGCATTTATTGCTCTTATTGCGATTGTTGATGGAGGATTGGGGCTTGTTCATAGCTGGTTAAGTCCGTATGGGATGGCATTTCTTCCTTCTTCATTCAGAGAATTACTTGGCTATATATTTATGCCATTTGCATTTTTGACAAATATTCCATGGGAAGAAGCGAGAGCATTTGGTGGATTATTAGGAACTAAGCTCGCTGTTAATGAATTCATAGCTTTCTCAGACCTGGGTGAACTTATCAGAACAGGTGCAATCAGCGAAAGAACTGCTGTAATCTCGACATTTGCTTTATGCGGATTTGCCAATTTCAGCTCCGTAGCTATTCAAATTGGGGGTATTGGTTCGCTGGTTCCTGAAAGAAAAGAAGAATTATCACGAATCGGATTTAAAGCTATGCTTGTTGGTGCTCTGACAAATATGCTCACAGCAACGATTGCCGGAATATTACTTTAG
- a CDS encoding site-specific DNA-methyltransferase, with protein sequence MNNFDTANSVFEELVSYISKNGVQQKIKPVYKTEDFALYKGDSLEIMSRFPDNYIDMIFADPPYMLSNNGFTCHNGRMVSVNKGKWDKSYGFDNDLEFHETWIKECKRVLKPEGTIWISGTYHSIYQCGFLLQKLGYHLLNDIAWFKPNASPNLSCRFFTASHETLLWARKDKNAKHYFNYESMKNGKYPEDNLKKPDLQMRSVWSIPTPSQSEKEFGKHPTQKPLALLKRIVLASTKPGDIIFDPFNGGGTTGIAATLIGARKYIGCDLNSEYIDLTIRKYESLKMQNGFL encoded by the coding sequence ATGAATAATTTTGATACAGCAAATTCAGTTTTTGAAGAATTAGTTAGTTACATTTCAAAAAATGGAGTTCAACAAAAGATTAAACCCGTTTACAAAACAGAAGACTTTGCACTGTATAAAGGTGATAGTTTAGAAATAATGAGCCGCTTTCCAGATAATTACATTGATATGATTTTTGCGGATCCACCATATATGCTCTCAAATAACGGTTTTACATGTCATAATGGTAGAATGGTTAGTGTCAATAAGGGGAAATGGGATAAATCATATGGATTTGATAATGATTTAGAATTTCATGAAACATGGATAAAAGAATGTAAACGCGTATTGAAGCCTGAGGGGACAATCTGGATTAGTGGCACATATCATTCAATATACCAATGCGGTTTTTTACTACAAAAACTTGGCTATCATTTACTTAATGACATCGCTTGGTTTAAACCGAACGCTTCACCCAATTTGAGTTGCAGATTTTTTACAGCATCACACGAAACTTTATTATGGGCACGAAAGGATAAAAATGCTAAACATTATTTCAATTATGAATCAATGAAAAACGGAAAATATCCTGAAGATAATTTAAAGAAACCTGACTTACAAATGAGATCAGTTTGGAGCATTCCAACCCCTTCACAAAGTGAAAAGGAGTTTGGAAAGCATCCAACTCAAAAACCTTTGGCATTACTAAAAAGAATTGTATTGGCATCAACTAAACCGGGCGATATTATTTTTGACCCGTTCAATGGAGGTGGTACCACAGGTATTGCTGCAACTTTGATTGGAGCACGTAAATATATTGGTTGCGATTTAAATAGTGAATATATTGATTTAACGATAAGAAAGTATGAGTCTTTGAAAATGCAGAATGGATTTTTATAA